ATCGTCTGCTATTCTAAGCTGAGTTACTAGTTCTGAACCTTAAAGGGCGTGCggttaaagtttattaatttcttcacTATATCTGTATGGAGCCGGTGCTGTAATTCCAAACATTAGCAGGTCGTTACACCTTTTCTATTGACAAGTTGGCGCAGAAGGAAATATCCATGTGAATTAGCGTGATCATCATTCTTTTTTTAGAGTATTTTGTttgattattacatatattttaaatcaacgaagaaattttgagatttcaaaCATTGGATATGAAATATTTGCAGTTCAGATACCACAGGACTTACGTTGCTAGAAGTCATGTTATTTAACCTTTCTAGTTGAGcgttatttaagattttaaataagaaaaatgcatttacttCTTTGAAGGATATTCTCTTAATAATGGCAGCGAAACATCCAGATCAAACTTACTCTTGTGACATTTGCGGTGAAGTAGAACTTTCTGAAGTAGAGATGCGATCACACACATTGGTGGCTCACATTGAAGGAGCTATTTCATGTCCTTTTTGTGATTTGGGTGATATATCGGCCGATGAAATGATCTATCACGTTAATTCTGTCCATTTGGATTTCTTAACTCCCACTGAGGATAATGTTCAATTTACTGTTTCCTCTAGTGATTCAATGGATGATGTTTCCTTTTCAAGTAATGGTTTGCCTGACACCAATTTTGCGACAGCTTCAGAAGGTTCACCTCAAAGAGCTAATCTTTCACTTAATTTGAATCCTGGCCGTCTGAAAAAAGTATTACTTAGTCCTCGAGGAAATGATCAATCTGTTTGTCCTCTCTGTGATTATTCTAACAAATCACCTACTAAACTTCAAGAACATGTTAACCGACAGCATTTTGATCTGACCAGCCCATCATTTCCAGAAATCCTAAATAGTGATGGTGGCTCAAGCCCTTTCCTTTGCCCTTTGTGTGATAGAAATTTTGATTCCAGCCGAGATGTAGAGTTGCATGTAAATGTAGATCATAGTGATGTACTTAGCCCAATCAAATCAACCCAAGCTACTCCAGGAGATGAAAATTGCAATGATTGCTGTCCTGTATGTGGATGCTCTAATTTTGTTTGTAGCTTAGAATTAGAATCGCATATAGAGGAGCATTTCAGTCCTAAATCATCTAATGGACTCCTATGTTCTCCAAAGACACCTTATGGTTTAACTCCTCTTGTTACTGATGGTGAGTAAGTAATATttgtaatgaagaattttttatggctattgaagaaaggaaaataaaaatatgctcattatgcattcaaaatcattttttatataattgtagaaatgtgtgtaacatttttttttttttttttgtcttcatgcAGATGTaggattaattttcttttataatttttgctatatttgaTAATTGGGCTGTATATGACTCAAAATACTTTCCATTTGGATTATAAACGACTTCTTCACCAAAGATATATTGCTTCATAAAACATacgattcattttcaattatagtGGACGTAGTcttcttttaatttgtatttgttaaTAAACATccttgattattattattttaggattTATTAACCATACTGTAACTATTAAaagattcttaataatattaatttgtaaaatttttaaattgatattataatgcagtttttttcattaatgtatttatttattgctttatatatcaatatactataattaattttgtgaatatctTGTATATGATGTCTCTatcccttttatttttattaaaacgaaGGTATTGCAATTTTAAGTTGCACCTGAATCATGCTATGATTCTCTTACTCTCTCATACGGTCCTCATTAATGGTTTTGTATATACTAATGGTATTTGGGGCATAGCATTATTTTCTCCCTTTTTCATCTTACTTGCTTTATGAAACAACTCATATgcacaaatattttatctttgttgCTTCTTCTGAGATTAGCAACTGCGAAACATTTTTGGCTTGCTCTTAATCTGTATGCTgttgtgttaaaaattttttttttttgtaattttcattttttttttgtgtgtgctttATATATTATGCCTTTTTGTGTGCATTATGTAAGCCAGTGTTTCTCAACCGGGGTATGCATATATCCAGGGTCTGTTTAAAAGTTTTGTAGGGTAAGTGAGGGGAACCTCAAATAGTTGATATTGATAGATATATAGAACATAAAAAACaagatttgaaattattgataacAATTGGCATTTcccatcaaaattatatttcataatgaaaaatctaattaattaaattaaatccaaaataatttagtTCCATCTGAATGTCTTAAATTCagtttagtatatattttatcaaaggtATTGGATTACCAcgttatttgataataataagcATATTTCAATAAACCATATTCAAATTGAGTTCAAggttcaaattaaatatatgtatatgatttaatatactattaccagtataaatatagaatataccAGTATATACTATTTTTGCCTAACtagtaaaaatatctatattatagtACTATTACTATGCCTGTATGTAGGTTTTAGTAATTATGCATAATATAGTTGAGGTACTTGGAGCAGTGATGACAGGCCAAGGGATACTCGTAAAAAAGGGAGTTGAGAAACACTGATCTAAGCTAAGTAATTTATTGTACATACATATGTCAATATaagtataatatttgaaaattgtatttcagCCACTATGCTACAAACTAGTCCTGCCttagaaaaatttttgttgaaatctgGTGCAAAAGGTAATCATAATATTTGTTACTCGgttattttttagtgtttttaatttcaatttcagagttaaaaaaattatgaaggagAGATTGGCAAGTAAAAGGTACCTTGCACATATTTTATGTTGACTAATGAGtttatttggttttataaaaaaaacatcgaaCAAATGCGTTTGTCTTTTGCTTCTGTAGCACTGCTCTTTCTAAGCTTTGCACTAATGGTACTGATTCTCCCCACCCACCCATGGCATATCTCCTATTTAAGCTGAAaagatatacatttaaataatgaaattaagtaattaagggatttttttggatatatttattattaataattttttttgtttaaattaatttttcaaattcgtcATTGGTTAATATTTTTAGAGGTAGAATTTAGAGTGTGCATTTCTAAtgatatgttatttttatctcccattttaaaaatgaatgtttctgctttatatatatattacaagatATAAAAACAGAAGTTTTAATAATCTTAGAGATATCAAATgacaatttctttgattttttttttttttttttttttagttattgtggtGTAAATTTATCCATTTACTGTTAGTCAACTGTaccattattatttcattgaaatgtcattttttaaatcctatatacatatatataaatttgtaatcatGTAAACGTAAGCTTGGTAAATTTCTATTTATGGCTTAACAGCAACTTTAAGTTGTCCAGGCTATATTTTTTCCCACAGAACGAAAGTACTTTGTctacaaattcttttctaaagttATACAAATGTAGAGTACTTTTTCTCGCTTTCTTCTTTCTTAAGCACTTTGTTACATTGCTCTCATCATAGCttgaacaaagaaatatattaaaagtggattgtttccttaaaataaacattttttcataactttaaaaataagctgTTTGGTGATTTTCAAAGTGATTATGATATAAAGCCTATCCTAATATAAGCATCAATTAAAATCATCATCtggattcatttatttcaaatatcgatTGCAAAACTTGATAGAGATATAAAATTTGTActaaagcataataaaattttctacacaAATGAATGTTTGTATTAGGAATATAAGATATTCCTTGAAAATTggctttcaattaaaaatttatataaacctATACTTATTTTcctaagatttttgttttatcaaattaaaattcttttgtttttctctattttttctgtttaatataattatttgtttttatgttgttagtattatttattaatttagattgaaaaatttatataatatttaattataatttttatatatatagaagaagGAAATGCTGATCATTTACTTGCTCTGGAAATGGAGAGAAGAGAAAGGGAAGAGCAACGACTACGTGAACAACGAGAGTTCCGCATATTACAAGCCCAGTATGGAATGGATAATCAAGGCAACTTTCGTGAACAATCAATTACTAATATGCAAAGAGCAGTGTATGCTGGAGAAATGAGTGTGGCTGATTATTATAACAGACAAGTAGAGCTTTGTATTGCAGAACGAGATGGAGTGGATGATGGACATTCTTGTACAAAAGGCAAGaaacttttgttttataattattttagttaatatgcAAGGGTCatagttaattcaaatttttaatgtggTCTTGTCAGCTTTGAATGACCAAATTCCACtgtatttgaatctttttttttcttttattcagattttagttcaaaagttttattaaaaattaacttaattattaaagcatctatgttataaaatgttatttttttatgattaacttGACAGTTCTTATTGCTAAGCAAAAATCTTGCCATAAGATGAGACTTTGCTATTATCTTGACAGCTATcaaataagtatattaaatattacagtaCTCACCATTGTTGTTGAAAAACCTTAGAATTCTCAGCATAATAGTAAAGTCTTGAAGCTGAAGAATTCTATGCTCAAAACCTAATTTCACTAAAAATCCATTGTGCATACGAGTCTGATGCATACTAAATCTCATGTTATGGGCCAAAATCTCATTAGTATAGCATTGGAGTTTAGAGTCCCAGTTTAGGTGTTGTCTTCTTCACCTGATTGGTGTCCAAAATTATGAAGATCATCTCTAAAAACCCTCTTAATGTATttaaatgggatgttaatataacctaactaaacaaaatttggcataaagttgtatttaataaagtttaGCATACTTTTGAatagttgtttatttttatacacttttgtttatactttttaattcagAGTTTAATGCATAAAGTTTTTCAGGGAATTAATTTAAGAATGCAAACATGTAAGctgcaaaattttgttttccatgTTTGATTAAAGTTTTTGCAGTATTTAGAgaattttacatgaatttaatGTTGCTTCCTGTTGTTCtgaaaacttcatttatttttgcacatttctgtggaggagatattttttttatttccaaaaattttaattcattaaaaaaatatgatactaaatgttaaaataaatataatccttgatttaaatatctttggacatataagaaagtaaaaggaAATATCCAAGCAATTTCCATTGCCaccaatttaaagaaaatgttgtttttaatttactgtttttcatattgcttactgctagttattgtttttcaaattacttACTTCTGAAAATAAGATTAAGAAGTCATTAGAAGACAAATTACTTTTCTCTGTAGCAGTTTTAAAATCCTAGTTGAACTCCCATTATGTGTAGAGATAGTATTCAGattcagataaaattaaattggctATTTCATGATGCAACGATTATAATTCTGTGGAATATAGggttaaacaaaataaacaatgctCAATTTCAGCACCATACACATGGGATTatcttatttcaatgaaaaataaatattctcttcAGTCCAAGTtcaaaggttcttttttttttctttctattttcactGTTACAACAGAAACAACCGAGAAAGTTTCACATATAAAGTTTTTATGTTGATATAGCCAACCCACATATATGcatagatattttcttaaaaatagtagGAATTGGATACTGACtgtgaagtattaaaattattaattaatattctatctTTCTTTCTAAacgaaatattatgaaatgtaaattgttttaagttataaattgAATTGATTACTGCACAATATTTTGATAAGATGGTactgaaaactattttttgctttgtttgtgtttttaaactaatttgtCTTTACCTGTGAGAATAATCTATAATTCTGATTAATGGCACACTCACACTACTActcagtcattttttaaaatcagatatgcTGTTTTGCTCTGTAGTTTTAAACGTTCTTTAGAACTAAAAATTTATAGGATAAATATTGGTCCTACTTTTTTCTATTAAAGATGCTGATGTCTCTCTTTgatgtaaaattatgaaaaattaaaatttttagtgttcATTCTCTTTtagcattttcttttgtttttaggcattgaaataattttcttcaatcagATTGTTtactgctaaaaaaatttttaaatttagtactgtttattaaatgattttgtctaaattccaattttaataatgattttcagaaagaaaactaCTCATA
The window above is part of the Argiope bruennichi chromosome 7, qqArgBrue1.1, whole genome shotgun sequence genome. Proteins encoded here:
- the LOC129975023 gene encoding zinc finger-containing ubiquitin peptidase 1-like isoform X1; amino-acid sequence: MAAKHPDQTYSCDICGEVELSEVEMRSHTLVAHIEGAISCPFCDLGDISADEMIYHVNSVHLDFLTPTEDNVQFTVSSSDSMDDVSFSSNGLPDTNFATASEGSPQRANLSLNLNPGRLKKVLLSPRGNDQSVCPLCDYSNKSPTKLQEHVNRQHFDLTSPSFPEILNSDGGSSPFLCPLCDRNFDSSRDVELHVNVDHSDVLSPIKSTQATPGDENCNDCCPVCGCSNFVCSLELESHIEEHFSPKSSNGLLCSPKTPYGLTPLVTDATMLQTSPALEKFLLKSGAKEEGNADHLLALEMERREREEQRLREQREFRILQAQYGMDNQGNFREQSITNMQRAVYAGEMSVADYYNRQVELCIAERDGVDDGHSCTKGLIPKIRAFSMATPNVEHTWLCNSVDHYASTYGDKGWGCGYRNIQMMLSSLVHNTKYNSKLFNGRFAISKLQELIENAWRQGFDPAGCEQLGGRLINTRKWIGATEVVTFLASFRIRARLIDCHQPTGPNGTHPEMFQWVKGYFTKDEEFKPPVYLQHHGHSRTIIGLEELQDGSLQLLVFDPSHSKSQMEQFSSTALNSNAMRLIRRPLSALKARQYQLVYVDGIIENEDEYQHMKIIRSQRIPPSN
- the LOC129975023 gene encoding zinc finger-containing ubiquitin peptidase 1-like isoform X2, translating into MAAKHPDQTYSCDICGEVELSEVEMRSHTLVAHIEGAISCPFCDLGDISADEMIYHVNSVHLDFLTPTEDNVQFTVSSSDSMDDVSFSSNGLPDTNFATASEGSPQRANLSLNLNPGRLKKVLLSPRGNDQSVCPLCDYSNKSPTKLQEHVNRQHFDLTSPSFPEILNSDGGSSPFLCPLCDRNFDSSRDVELHVNVDHSDVLSPIKSTQATPGDENCNDCCPVCGCSNFVCSLELESHIEEHFSPKSSNGLLCSPKTPYGLTPLVTDEEGNADHLLALEMERREREEQRLREQREFRILQAQYGMDNQGNFREQSITNMQRAVYAGEMSVADYYNRQVELCIAERDGVDDGHSCTKGLIPKIRAFSMATPNVEHTWLCNSVDHYASTYGDKGWGCGYRNIQMMLSSLVHNTKYNSKLFNGRFAISKLQELIENAWRQGFDPAGCEQLGGRLINTRKWIGATEVVTFLASFRIRARLIDCHQPTGPNGTHPEMFQWVKGYFTKDEEFKPPVYLQHHGHSRTIIGLEELQDGSLQLLVFDPSHSKSQMEQFSSTALNSNAMRLIRRPLSALKARQYQLVYVDGIIENEDEYQHMKIIRSQRIPPSN